A region from the Bacteroidetes Order II. bacterium genome encodes:
- the rlmD gene encoding 23S rRNA (uracil(1939)-C(5))-methyltransferase RlmD, whose product MMKKNEEWSLTVERFADQGKVLAKVNGYVVFFKGAAPGDIVRVRTTKVKKNYAEAILLEVISPSPLRVSPICAYFGTCGGCKWQHVAYEHQLTAKRESVADALTYTGGFQDVVVQPTIGMENPLFYRNKMEFSFSTQRWFTDAEIAKGQAIDRNFALGLHAPGRFDKVLDLEMCYLQSELSARIVNGIRQFAIQEQWLAWDTRKQNGFMRHVVIRQAWHTQDLMVNLVTYGYLPERMHLLATFLQDQFPEITTFVNTCNTGLAQTAYGESQHTIYGSGKIYDKIGDLTFEIAPTAFFQTNTSQAEKLYAVTRAFGALQPTDLMYDLYCGAGTISLFCAPHVQHVVGVELVEEAVANARGNAQLNNIHNTTFVSGDMMRLFTPEFVRKHGKPDVLVVDPPRAGMHPKVVAQIAQLQPERWVYVSCNPMSQARELKELADLYAIEAVQPVDMFPHTHHTESVIKLRLRS is encoded by the coding sequence ATAATGAAAAAGAACGAAGAATGGTCCCTTACGGTTGAGCGATTTGCAGACCAAGGCAAGGTTTTGGCCAAAGTAAACGGTTATGTGGTCTTTTTTAAAGGTGCTGCTCCAGGGGATATCGTGCGGGTTCGGACCACCAAGGTCAAGAAAAACTACGCCGAGGCCATCCTGCTGGAAGTCATTTCCCCCAGCCCGCTGCGCGTTTCCCCCATTTGCGCTTATTTTGGCACGTGTGGCGGGTGTAAGTGGCAACATGTGGCCTACGAACACCAACTTACTGCCAAACGTGAGAGTGTAGCAGATGCCCTAACCTATACGGGTGGGTTTCAGGACGTTGTGGTGCAACCCACCATTGGGATGGAAAATCCACTGTTCTATCGGAACAAAATGGAATTCTCGTTCTCGACCCAACGGTGGTTTACAGATGCCGAAATCGCAAAAGGCCAAGCAATAGACCGCAACTTTGCGTTGGGGCTTCATGCACCCGGCCGCTTCGACAAGGTTTTAGACCTTGAAATGTGCTACCTCCAATCCGAATTAAGTGCCCGTATTGTGAATGGCATCCGCCAATTTGCCATACAAGAACAATGGTTGGCTTGGGATACGCGGAAGCAAAACGGATTTATGCGCCATGTGGTCATTCGTCAGGCGTGGCATACCCAAGACCTGATGGTAAATCTGGTCACGTATGGCTATTTACCAGAACGAATGCACCTGTTGGCTACGTTTTTACAGGATCAGTTTCCAGAAATCACCACCTTCGTTAATACGTGCAATACCGGGCTTGCACAAACAGCCTACGGCGAAAGCCAGCATACGATCTATGGCTCTGGGAAGATCTACGATAAAATCGGAGATTTAACCTTTGAGATTGCACCAACGGCTTTTTTCCAGACGAATACTTCGCAAGCCGAGAAACTCTATGCCGTTACCCGCGCATTTGGCGCGTTGCAACCCACCGATTTGATGTATGACCTGTATTGCGGCGCCGGAACCATCTCGTTGTTCTGTGCCCCACACGTCCAGCACGTAGTGGGAGTGGAGTTGGTAGAAGAAGCAGTGGCCAATGCACGGGGCAACGCCCAACTAAACAATATTCACAATACTACGTTCGTAAGTGGCGATATGATGCGTCTTTTTACACCGGAATTTGTTCGGAAACATGGAAAGCCGGACGTATTGGTGGTGGATCCTCCCCGCGCAGGGATGCACCCCAAAGTGGTCGCACAAATTGCACAGTTGCAACCAGAAAGATGGGTCTATGTGTCTTGTAATCCGATGTCGCAAGCAAGAGAGTTGAAAGAATTGGCGGATTTGTATGCCATTGAAGCGGTTCAGCCAGTGGATATGTTCCCCCATACCCATCATACCGAAAGCGTGATTAAACTTCGTCTGCGCTCATAA
- a CDS encoding TolC family protein, translated as MKQAFFIWSCLFLLLLGTIEASAQVPQKLTLRQAILTALGNSVALKKTENAVSIQRVAEAQALDAFLPSAQVSANLNPGYGRSFDQTTINFSFSPSISGGASVSGGLLLWQGGYWNRLFFGGNEQAPTYLQAKRQTDASELTVRRARENIIFAVASGYLDVIRNQEQIRVVEENLAAQKQQLARIQQFVRGGVRAESDMLQQQALVAQAELQVLNQQLAFERAKTRLIQSLEVDPFVVFEFEVPDIGTATLLKENYDVEAMIRTALQNRMDIQAQKATIEANQMNMDLIRANRLPTLTLGGSVSTQYSSRGNDNIFRQVLDNRNFGLGFSLSWNIYDRNQVRRSLQIARYQSLNAVLDLRNLEQSVASEVRQAYLDYLNADKQVQVAAVQVNYRKQALDVEQNRYNLGASTLTELAQMRAGLVEAQSQEIQARYGLVFQKQVLEYYIGRIKPEMSLIPNSK; from the coding sequence ATGAAGCAAGCTTTTTTTATCTGGTCATGTCTTTTTTTACTGCTTTTGGGCACGATAGAGGCATCGGCACAGGTACCCCAGAAACTCACTCTCCGACAAGCCATTCTTACGGCCCTTGGGAATAGTGTCGCCTTGAAAAAAACTGAAAATGCGGTGTCCATTCAGCGGGTTGCCGAAGCCCAAGCATTAGATGCTTTTCTACCAAGTGCGCAGGTAAGTGCCAATTTGAATCCGGGATATGGGCGAAGTTTTGACCAAACGACCATTAATTTCTCATTCTCGCCCTCCATTTCGGGGGGGGCATCGGTAAGTGGAGGTTTGCTTTTGTGGCAAGGCGGATACTGGAACCGGCTTTTTTTTGGCGGAAACGAACAAGCGCCCACCTATTTACAAGCCAAGCGTCAGACTGATGCCAGCGAGTTGACGGTACGGCGGGCAAGGGAAAATATCATTTTTGCGGTGGCTTCGGGCTATTTAGACGTGATTCGGAATCAGGAGCAAATCCGAGTGGTGGAAGAAAACCTCGCGGCGCAAAAGCAACAGTTGGCACGGATACAGCAATTTGTACGTGGTGGCGTTCGGGCCGAGTCCGACATGTTGCAACAGCAAGCCTTGGTTGCACAGGCCGAGCTACAGGTGCTGAACCAGCAATTGGCCTTTGAGCGTGCAAAAACACGGTTGATCCAATCCTTAGAAGTAGATCCTTTTGTGGTCTTTGAGTTTGAAGTACCAGACATCGGCACGGCCACTTTGCTGAAAGAGAACTATGACGTAGAGGCAATGATCCGGACTGCGCTTCAAAATAGGATGGACATACAGGCCCAAAAAGCCACCATCGAAGCAAATCAGATGAATATGGACCTGATTCGGGCCAATCGGCTACCCACCCTTACTTTGGGGGGCAGTGTGAGTACACAATACTCCAGTCGTGGCAACGACAACATCTTTCGTCAGGTGCTGGATAACCGGAATTTTGGATTAGGATTTTCGCTTTCTTGGAATATCTATGACCGGAATCAGGTACGTCGTTCCCTCCAAATAGCCCGCTATCAGTCCCTAAATGCGGTTCTGGATTTGCGGAATTTGGAACAGTCGGTGGCCTCGGAAGTGCGTCAGGCATATTTGGATTATCTGAATGCCGATAAACAGGTACAAGTGGCCGCCGTTCAGGTAAATTACCGGAAACAGGCCTTAGACGTAGAACAAAATCGCTATAACTTGGGTGCTTCTACCCTTACCGAACTTGCGCAGATGCGTGCCGGCTTGGTAGAAGCCCAAAGTCAGGAAATTCAGGCACGGTATGGCTTGGTCTTTCAAAAACAGGTATTGGAATATTATATAGGCCGTATTAAACCTGAAATGTCGCTCATACCAAACTCAAAATAA
- a CDS encoding efflux RND transporter periplasmic adaptor subunit, whose amino-acid sequence MAAKRNTTRNLLIISGVVIVLLVVVLWMFKDRNKEEGKEVEVANVERRDITQVVTASGKIQPEVEVKISPDVSGEIVFLAVKEGDWVEKGMLLARINSDFYAAQVEQGEAGVMQSKAALAQSQAQFMGAELDFNRQKDLFEKGVIPKNTFEAAQTQYNIAKANTDAARFAVQSAEARLREAREQLNKTSIFAPMSGVVSQLNVELGERVVGTSQMSGTEMMRIARLDQMEVQVDVNENDVVNVAVGDTANVSVDAYPERVFKGVVTEIANSARTTGTGTQDQVTNFPVKVRLVGQTPLTAENVKRNLKPMPSAEETPVQVTQAEFRPGMSGTVDISTDTVINSVAIPIQAVTVRDFAKPKGQQAKGTAKTEEETPTEAANPNPVKKKEDLRKVVFVMRDGKAQMVQVETGISNETHVEIKSGLSGTEKVIIGPYSIVSRELENGEAVRTRKTDTKKN is encoded by the coding sequence ATGGCAGCAAAGCGCAATACGACCCGAAATCTGCTGATCATTAGCGGTGTTGTGATCGTGTTACTGGTCGTCGTTCTCTGGATGTTCAAAGACCGGAATAAGGAAGAAGGAAAGGAAGTGGAGGTGGCAAACGTAGAACGCCGAGACATCACCCAAGTGGTTACGGCTTCGGGTAAAATTCAACCAGAAGTAGAGGTGAAGATATCGCCAGACGTCTCGGGAGAAATTGTTTTTCTTGCGGTAAAAGAAGGCGATTGGGTGGAAAAAGGCATGTTACTTGCCCGCATCAATTCCGACTTTTATGCCGCCCAGGTAGAACAAGGTGAGGCTGGGGTAATGCAATCTAAAGCGGCCTTGGCCCAATCTCAGGCCCAATTTATGGGTGCTGAGTTGGATTTCAACCGCCAGAAAGACCTTTTTGAGAAGGGGGTAATCCCGAAAAATACCTTTGAAGCGGCCCAAACACAATATAATATTGCTAAAGCCAATACCGATGCCGCGAGATTTGCGGTACAAAGTGCCGAAGCCCGCCTCCGAGAAGCCCGCGAACAATTAAACAAAACCTCCATTTTTGCCCCTATGAGTGGCGTTGTAAGTCAGTTGAACGTGGAATTGGGCGAGCGTGTGGTGGGAACCAGTCAGATGAGTGGGACCGAGATGATGCGTATTGCCCGCTTAGACCAGATGGAGGTGCAGGTGGATGTGAACGAAAATGACGTGGTGAATGTAGCCGTGGGTGATACCGCCAATGTGTCGGTGGACGCCTATCCGGAGCGGGTATTTAAAGGCGTGGTGACGGAAATCGCAAATTCTGCCCGTACCACGGGAACGGGTACGCAAGACCAAGTGACGAACTTTCCTGTTAAGGTGCGCTTGGTTGGGCAAACCCCTCTTACCGCCGAAAATGTGAAACGTAACCTGAAACCCATGCCCAGCGCCGAGGAAACTCCTGTTCAGGTGACACAAGCCGAGTTCCGGCCCGGCATGAGTGGAACCGTAGATATTTCTACCGATACGGTTATTAATTCAGTGGCCATTCCAATTCAGGCTGTTACCGTGCGTGATTTTGCCAAGCCAAAAGGACAACAAGCAAAAGGTACTGCCAAAACAGAGGAAGAGACACCCACAGAAGCTGCTAACCCCAATCCGGTGAAGAAAAAAGAAGACTTACGCAAGGTGGTATTTGTGATGCGAGACGGGAAAGCACAGATGGTTCAGGTAGAAACGGGTATCTCGAACGAAACCCATGTGGAAATCAAATCCGGCTTGTCGGGCACCGAAAAAGTGATTATTGGGCCTTATAGCATCGTTAGTCGAGAATTGGAAAATGGCGAAGCGGTCCGAACCCGCAAAACCGATACCAAGAAAAATTAA
- a CDS encoding alkaline phosphatase family protein codes for MKTVLYSLGLCFCVAALGLNHTLKAQPVPTNKPLTANPIAAGPMLGYSAMREVAIWVQTTRPAAVQIRYWPQNQSTAKKTTPIAKTSAEKEFIAHLYASYLEPGTTYEYEVLVDGKVVPRPMPLAFKTNPLWQWRTDPPAFSVAFGSCDYTNDPPYDRPGRAYGGDKKIYKAIAQAKPDLMLWGGDNVYFREVDWDSAKMMAYRYNAWRQQTEIQPILGNIHHYATWDDHDYGPNDADRSYILKDAAIDLFKQYWINPAYGLRETPGVFQQFSWGDADFFLLDNRFHRSPNRHPDSTNKTMFGKAQLDWLLDALSSSNATFKIVMSGGQILNDAAIFENFATYGVERRAFLEALQRRKINGLLFLTGDRHHTVLRKKEIPGLYTLYDFTSSSITAGIAQPVAKELDAQIVENTLLKENNFGLLTFSGPRTDRTLTLKAIDSDGKTRWTYVLKANDLRADK; via the coding sequence ATGAAAACAGTTCTCTATTCCCTTGGTTTATGCTTCTGCGTAGCGGCGTTGGGACTCAACCATACCCTGAAGGCCCAACCAGTCCCCACAAACAAGCCCCTCACAGCAAACCCTATTGCCGCAGGCCCCATGTTGGGATACAGTGCCATGCGCGAAGTTGCCATCTGGGTTCAAACCACACGCCCCGCAGCGGTGCAGATACGGTATTGGCCACAAAACCAGTCCACTGCAAAAAAAACCACCCCCATAGCCAAAACCAGTGCCGAAAAAGAATTTATTGCCCATCTCTATGCTTCTTATTTAGAACCAGGAACCACCTATGAATACGAGGTCTTGGTGGATGGAAAAGTGGTTCCACGCCCCATGCCCTTAGCGTTCAAAACCAACCCGCTCTGGCAATGGCGAACCGACCCACCCGCCTTCTCGGTAGCGTTTGGCTCGTGCGACTATACCAATGATCCCCCCTACGACCGCCCCGGACGTGCATATGGTGGAGACAAAAAAATTTACAAAGCCATTGCACAAGCCAAGCCCGACCTCATGCTTTGGGGAGGAGATAATGTCTATTTTCGCGAAGTGGATTGGGACAGCGCCAAAATGATGGCGTATCGCTACAATGCATGGCGACAGCAGACCGAAATCCAGCCTATTCTGGGTAATATACACCACTATGCCACTTGGGACGACCACGACTATGGCCCAAACGATGCCGACCGGAGCTACATTCTGAAAGACGCCGCTATAGACCTCTTTAAACAATACTGGATCAATCCGGCCTATGGACTTCGCGAAACACCAGGAGTTTTTCAGCAGTTTTCTTGGGGCGATGCCGACTTTTTCCTCTTAGATAACCGCTTTCACCGAAGCCCCAACCGACATCCAGACAGTACCAACAAGACCATGTTCGGTAAAGCCCAGTTAGACTGGCTACTCGATGCCCTTTCCAGCAGCAATGCCACTTTCAAAATCGTGATGAGTGGCGGGCAAATCCTGAACGACGCCGCCATTTTTGAAAACTTTGCCACCTATGGCGTAGAACGACGCGCCTTTCTGGAAGCATTACAACGCAGGAAGATCAATGGCCTGCTCTTCCTGACGGGCGACCGCCACCATACCGTACTTCGTAAAAAAGAAATCCCTGGGCTATACACCCTCTACGATTTTACCTCGTCCTCTATCACCGCTGGTATCGCCCAACCTGTTGCCAAAGAGCTGGATGCACAAATTGTTGAAAACACCCTACTGAAAGAAAATAATTTTGGCCTGCTGACGTTTTCTGGTCCCAGAACCGATCGCACCCTGACCCTGAAGGCCATTGACAGCGACGGCAAAACCCGCTGGACGTATGTTCTCAAAGCGAATGACCTACGAGCGGATAAATAA
- a CDS encoding MFS transporter, with protein MSRKELFLLLTLSTVNLMHIVDFMIMMPLGDQLMHHFKMGPQAFSMLVSAYTLSAFASGLIGTLWLDRFDRKTALLLLYVGFLAGTLACAVAPTYALLLAARILTGAFGGILASLVLAIVGDVIPEERRGHAMGIVTASFSLASIAGVPLGLLLAASYSWHAPFWALGILGLPMLLFLYIQVPPMSGHIQLARIHTHPLAGFANAWANPQQRLGLMFMFSLSLSHFLVVPFIAPTMISNVGLTEQEISYIYVVGGLASVLTGPIIGKMADRYGKSRIFTIFIFLSILPMLVVTNLGQTPLFWVLVLAAGFFIIAGGRYIPAQATVTGLVSTHERGRFMSLLSAVQNLATASATLLSGAIIIRHADGHLAHYPVVGLLSTGFLVMTYLIFLRLSKVTTLRASEDPAPILG; from the coding sequence ATGTCGCGAAAAGAGTTGTTCCTACTGTTGACCCTTTCTACGGTCAATCTGATGCACATTGTGGACTTCATGATTATGATGCCTCTGGGGGATCAGCTGATGCACCATTTTAAGATGGGGCCGCAGGCATTTAGCATGTTGGTAAGTGCTTATACCCTGAGTGCATTTGCCTCTGGCTTGATTGGTACACTTTGGCTGGATCGCTTCGACCGAAAAACAGCCCTTTTGCTCTTGTATGTGGGTTTTTTAGCGGGTACGTTGGCCTGTGCGGTCGCGCCAACCTATGCCCTGCTACTGGCAGCCCGCATCTTGACGGGTGCGTTTGGTGGGATACTGGCATCACTGGTATTGGCCATTGTTGGTGATGTGATTCCAGAAGAGCGTCGCGGCCATGCGATGGGAATTGTTACGGCTTCTTTTTCGTTGGCCTCTATTGCAGGTGTTCCCTTGGGCTTGTTATTGGCAGCATCATACTCGTGGCACGCACCATTTTGGGCCCTTGGCATATTGGGCCTTCCCATGCTCTTGTTTCTATATATACAAGTTCCGCCCATGTCCGGACATATACAGCTTGCCCGAATTCATACCCATCCTTTGGCCGGATTTGCCAATGCTTGGGCTAATCCTCAGCAACGATTGGGGTTGATGTTCATGTTTTCATTGAGCCTCTCACACTTTTTGGTAGTTCCATTTATTGCACCCACTATGATCTCGAACGTGGGTTTAACCGAGCAAGAGATCAGCTATATTTATGTGGTAGGGGGATTAGCAAGTGTCTTAACTGGGCCAATCATCGGAAAAATGGCAGACCGGTATGGTAAGTCGCGCATTTTTACGATTTTCATCTTCCTCTCTATCCTTCCGATGCTGGTAGTCACCAACTTAGGCCAGACACCCTTGTTTTGGGTCTTGGTGCTTGCTGCAGGTTTTTTTATTATTGCGGGTGGACGATATATTCCTGCGCAAGCCACGGTCACGGGCTTGGTTTCTACACATGAACGAGGGCGGTTTATGAGTTTGCTCTCGGCGGTTCAGAACTTAGCCACCGCCTCGGCAACACTCCTTTCCGGGGCCATCATTATACGACATGCAGACGGCCATTTGGCACATTATCCGGTGGTAGGCCTCCTTTCAACGGGGTTTTTGGTGATGACATACCTGATTTTCTTGCGGCTGAGCAAGGTAACCACGCTCCGTGCTTCCGAGGATCCCGCGCCTATTCTGGGATAA
- a CDS encoding ABC transporter ATP-binding protein — protein sequence MISIRDMTKIYVMGDQEVRALNGVSLDIFPNDFVAIMGPSGSGKSTMMNMVGCLDTPTAGTYMLNGHDVSKMRDNELAEVRNREIGFVFQTFNLIPRISILQNVELPLVYAGIKRSERRERAQGALDSVGLGDRVNHKPNELSGGQRQRVAIARAIVTRPSLILADEPTGNLDTRTSAEIMRIFEALYRQGNTVVMVTHEEDISHHARKIVRFRDGVVEAIEAVENPILANEVVTLS from the coding sequence TTGATCAGCATCCGCGACATGACCAAAATTTATGTCATGGGCGATCAGGAAGTACGCGCCTTGAATGGTGTTTCGCTGGATATTTTCCCCAACGATTTTGTGGCCATTATGGGACCTTCCGGGTCGGGAAAATCCACTATGATGAATATGGTTGGTTGTTTGGATACCCCCACGGCGGGCACTTATATGCTGAACGGGCATGATGTAAGTAAGATGCGGGATAATGAGTTGGCCGAAGTCCGTAACCGCGAAATTGGTTTTGTTTTCCAAACGTTTAATCTGATTCCGCGCATCAGCATTTTGCAAAATGTGGAATTGCCGTTGGTGTATGCTGGCATTAAACGATCCGAACGCCGCGAACGGGCACAAGGGGCCTTGGATAGCGTGGGCTTGGGGGACCGAGTGAACCATAAACCGAATGAGCTTTCCGGTGGTCAGCGGCAACGGGTGGCGATTGCACGGGCCATTGTTACGCGCCCGTCGCTTATTTTGGCAGATGAGCCAACGGGGAACTTGGATACCCGAACCAGTGCAGAAATTATGCGGATTTTTGAGGCCCTGTACCGACAAGGCAATACGGTGGTAATGGTCACACACGAAGAAGACATCTCGCATCATGCCCGAAAGATTGTGCGCTTTCGAGATGGGGTTGTGGAAGCCATTGAAGCCGTCGAAAATCCAATATTGGCCAACGAAGTGGTTACCTTGTCCTAA